TCCGGCACGCACCACCTAAGAGCTTTGTCATATCGAGAGAGGAGGGCAGGGTCTGTGTCGACCCGAATGCCACTGTGGGATTGATAGTTTGAAGGAGATTCTGCGGCTGAAATACAGCCCAGGCTAAGTGCAACGCCAACGACTGCCATCAATCTCATTGGGTTCAGTTCTCCTCTGATTGATCATCGAAGTAATCGAGCGGGAGGTTATTTGTTTCAACGCCTGCGGGCAAGAGGCATGAGCTGCTAGAGCAACTCCAGGAAAGCGTTGAACGGTTTTCCGTCCGTAATTGCATAAAAACAAAAGCTTAGAGCGGTTCTGCGCCTCCATGAAAGCTGAACCGCTCTAGGCATTGCCGGGACTGCGCCGGCGTCGCGGCGGTCATCCATGCTCTCAACGGAACAATCCGAGAATCAATCCAGGAGATCGGCCTGCACCTTCCGCTGAGCGGCGGCGATTCCGGTCCTACCGGCATCTGCTGTCAGTTGCAGGCGACCGCCGCCCGCTGAACATGAAAGACCCGCCTGCGGCGGGTCTTAAACAAGTTCAGCGTTCGGGGTCAGTGCAGGATCTGGCTGAGGAAGAGCTTGGTGCGCTCGTGCTGCGGATTGTCGAAGAATTCGGCCGGCGAATTCTGCTCGACGATCTGCCCCTGATCCATGAAGATGACGCGGTTGGCGACCTGGTGGGCAAAACCCATTTCGTGGGTGACGCAGAGCATGGTCATGCCTTCTTCCGCGAGGCCGACCATGGTGTCCAGCACTTCCTTGATCATTTCCGGATCGAGCGCCGAAGTCGGCTCGTCGAACAGCATGATCTTCGGGTTCATGCAGAGCGACCGGGCGATGGCCACGCGCTGCTGCTGACCGCCGGAAAGCTGGCCAGGATATTTGTTTGCCTGTTCGGGGATCTTGACCCGCTTCAGGAAGTGCATGGCGATTTCTTCCGCCTGCTTCTTCGGCATCTTGCGCACCCAGATCGGCGCCAGCGTGCAGTTTTCGAGGATCGTCAGGTGCGGGAAGAGGTTGAAGTGCTGGAACACCATGCCGACCTCGCGGCGCACCTCGTCGATCTTCTTCAGATCGTTGGTGAGCTCGGTGCCGTCGACGATGATCTGGCCCTTCTGGTGCTCTTCCAGGCGGTTGATGCAGCGGATCATCGTCGATTTGCCCGAACCGGACGGGCCGGCGATGACGATGCGTTCGCCGCGCATGACCTTCAGGTTGATGTCGCGCAGCACGTGGAAATCGCCGTACCACTTGTTCATGTTGATGATTTCGATCGCCACTTCCGTTGCGGAAACGGTGAGCTTCTTAGCTGGAGCTTCAGCCATGATTATTTCCCTCATTCTTATCGTTTGTGGCCCGTGTCGAGGTGACGTTCGATGAATGCTGAATAGCGCGACATGCCGAAGCAGAAAAGCCAGAAGGCGAAGCCAGCGAATATCAGCCCCGTCAGCGGCGTTACTGCGGTTGCCCAGTTCGGATCGACGAAGTTGAGGCGAACGATGCCGAGAAGGTCGAACATACTGATGATCGATACCAGCGAGGTGTCCTTGAACATGCCGATGAAGGTGTTGACGATGCCGGGGATCACCAGCTTGATTGCCTGCGGCATGATCACCAACCGCATCTTCTGCCAGTAGCCCAACCCAAGCGAATCCGC
This DNA window, taken from Rhizobium etli CFN 42, encodes the following:
- a CDS encoding amino acid ABC transporter ATP-binding protein, with the protein product MAEAPAKKLTVSATEVAIEIINMNKWYGDFHVLRDINLKVMRGERIVIAGPSGSGKSTMIRCINRLEEHQKGQIIVDGTELTNDLKKIDEVRREVGMVFQHFNLFPHLTILENCTLAPIWVRKMPKKQAEEIAMHFLKRVKIPEQANKYPGQLSGGQQQRVAIARSLCMNPKIMLFDEPTSALDPEMIKEVLDTMVGLAEEGMTMLCVTHEMGFAHQVANRVIFMDQGQIVEQNSPAEFFDNPQHERTKLFLSQILH